The genome window GATCAGGTGCTAGCAACTATCAAATCTGCCCTGTAACCAAACCACAGCCCCCCCAAAAGTCGCCAGGCTCCCTCTCTCCACGGGAGAGGGGGCCGGGGGGTGAGGCACCCACCAGAACGAGCCGGGACCACCAACCCATATGAAAGTAACCGAACACCTAACCCGCGCCGACGGCAAGACGCTGTTTTCCTTCGAGGTGCTACCCCCCAAAAAGGGCGAGAACATCCAGAACCTGTTCTCGAATATTGAGCCCCTGATGGAGTTCAAGCCGCCGTTTATTGACGTAACCTACCACCGCGAGGAGTACGTGTACCGCCAGCACCCCAACGGGTTTCTGGAGAAGAAAACCGTGCGCAAACGGCCCGGCACGGTGGGCATTTGCGCGGCCATCAAAAACCGCTTCGACGTGGATACCGTGCCCCACCTGATCTGTGGGGGCTTCTCGAAGGAGGAAACGGAAAACGCCCTCATCGACCTGCACTTCCTCGGCATTGATAACGTGCTGGCGTTGCGCGGCGACCCCATCAAATCGGAAGGCCATTTCAAGCCCGACCCGGATGGGCACGCCTACGCCGCCGACCTGATTGGGCAGGTAGCCAACCTGAACAAGGGCGAGTATCTGGATGAGGAACAGGATGATACGTGGGCTACGAACTTCTGTATCGGCACGGCCGGCTACCCCGAGAAGCACTTTGAGTCGCCGAACTACGGGGCTGATTTGCGCTACCTCAAGCACAAGGTGGACCGCGGCGCCGAGTACATCGTGACCCAGATGTTTTTCGACAACGAGCAGTTCTTCAACTTCGAGAAGCGCTGCCGGGAGGCGGGCATCACAGTGCCCATCATTCCCGGCCTGAAGCCCCTGACCACCAAGAGCCAGCTCACCATGCTACCCCGGGCCTTCTACCTCAACATCCCGGAAGAGTTGGCCGATGCCGTGCACCACTCCGCCGACAACGCCGCGGCCCGGGAAATCGGCATTGAGTGGTGCATCAACCAAAGCAAGGAGCTGATGGCCCACGGCGTGCCCTGCCTGCACTATTACAGCATGGGCAAGTCGGAGAGCATCCGGCGGGTAGCAGCAGCTCTGTTTTAAGCGGTGAGATAGTGAAATGGTGAGATGGTGAGTTTTTCGTTTTAACTGCGCCACTTGCGCCCATGGAACGTAGAACTCACCATCTCACCATTTCACTACCTCACCGCTTGGATACCCTCAACGACCTGTTTGCTCGCCTGCGGGAGGCCACGGCCCCGGCCGAAATTGAGGCCTTGCAGGATGGCATCTGGCACATCTGGCTGACGGCCGGCCACCCCGTGCTCGACAAGCACCTGGAAGCGGGAATGCGCGCCCTCTCAGCCGGCGACTATACCCTTGCCATTCAGGAGTTTACTTCCCTTACGGAAGCTAGCCCCGACTACGCCGAGGGCTGGAACAAGCGGGCCACGGCCTACTACATGCGGGGCGAGTATAACGCTTCTCTGCGCGACGTGCGCGAAACCCTACGCCGGGAACCCCGCCACTTCGGGGCGCTGTCGGGGTGGGCCACCATGCTCCGGATGCTCGGCGACGACCGGGGCGCCCTGCGCGTACTCGGCCGGCTAGAGAAAATTTGTCCGGCCTGGCCGGGCCTGCAGAGCCAGCTGCGCGACCTGCGCGACCGGCTGGAAGAGTAAATCTGCTAAGCAGCTGAGCCTGACAGTGCTTCCCTATTCTTGAGTTGCTGAACTAGGAGGAAATTTGTAGATTTCCCGGACCAGGCTCTACCTACGGTTACTCCCCCCAGCCGTGTATAGCCGCGCTGCGCCGTGTTGGCCCAGCGTTCATGGTCCCACCCTTCTACCCCAGCCCCGCGGCTACTGGGAGCCTTATAGAACTTAACCAAGATTTATTTCTTACCCTTTTGCCCGTAGCCCGCTGGTATTGCCAGGGGCTGCCGGGGCATTTCTGCGCGCACATTCCCCTTTTCCCACCCCCATTTCTCTTCTATGAAACAACTCATACTCCCTCTTCTAGTATTCTCCTCCGTGGCGGCATCGGCCCAAAAAATGCGCAAGTCTGAACTAGAAAGCGGACTGCTGGAGAAAGGTCAAAAAGTTGGGGTTTGGGAGTACTACGCCTACACCCGCGACGGGAGTCAGGTAGTAACCCAAAAGTACGACCACACCGCTAAGAAGCTGGTATTCAACCGTCCCTTCGATGATGTGCCCTACTCTGTGCAGAACGCCGCCGGCGAATGGACCCGCCAGCGCGTAACCCATCCCGTCTTTTTCATCGGGGGCGATGCGGCGCTGGCTACTTATATGACCAAGCTTAATTACCCGGTGGCGGCCCAAACCAAGAACGTGCAGGGCCGGGTGCTGGTCTCATTCGTGGTGGACACCCTGGGTCAGGCTTCCAACCACCAGGTGCTGCTGGGCATAGGCTCCGGCTGCGACGAAGAGGCCCTGCGGGTGGCTCGCAGCATTCCGGCCCAGTGGATTCCGGCTCGCATTGGCAGCCATGCCGTGGTTTCCAAATATGAAATGCCTTTCACGTTTCGGCTGCGGCCTCAATAGGGCTTGCGCACCGCTTTCAACTACGGTACTACCCCACAAACACAGCCCGCTTCGTAAAGAAGTGGGCTGTGTTGCGTATAGTGCCTACTTGCGTTTACTCTCCCACCTCAACAATCAATACCTTGCCGATATGAAATCTCTCCGTTTGTTTTTGCTGCCCGCCGTCGGATTGCTGCTGGCCGCCTGCGACACTACCCCGCGTGAGCGACAGGAAATGGTAAAACAAGAAGCCCGCAAGCTGGATACCGTCGCCGACCGGGCCGCGGCCAAACTGCGCGTGGCCGGCCGCCGGGCGGCCCGCTTCGATTCTGCCTCCCGCGCCCGTAGCCGCCAGCCCCTAGACAGAGCGGCGGAAGCCACCTTTGCCAGCCAGTTGCTGGGCACGTACACGGAAGTTGAACAGCTTACGCCCCAAACCATTGAGCCGGCTTTCGTGCAATTCATGCAGCAGGTGCGGGCCAACCGCCGGGAGTGGACCCAGCGCGACTGGGACTATGCTACCGCCATCAGCCGGCGCCTCAATGAGCGGTTCCGGGCTATTCGCCTCGACATCAAGGGCCGCGACGAGCTGCACATCCGGGCCCTGCAAACCGAATTCACGGCCCTGGAAACCGGCCGCGACGTGAAGGATTTAGGCCAAGCCGTAAAGCAGCCCTAACCCCGCGCACGTTCTGCTTCTGAGCCTCGCCCTCCCGGCGGGGCTTTTTAGCTGGCGTTTGGGGGTAGCAGTAAACATGTGCCAACCAGCGCTACCGCAACGAGCCGGGCAGCTTCCTCGTCTGTATGTTTCACCTATGTCCTCCTTTCTTCTTTTCCGCCTGCTCTGGGCCAGCCTGCTGCTAACGGTGCTGGGTAGCCTTACGGCGCAGGCCCAGCAACCTGCCTCAGCCACCCGCCTGCCAGTAATTTCTACCGCCGAAATCATACCCGCCGCCGACCAGTGGCTTAGCCCCGGCGACCGGCTGCACGTGCGCCTGATCGGCACTGCGGGCTTGCGGGCCACCTTTCTGCGGGGGCTACCGCTCACGGAAATGCCGCCCGCGCAGGCCCAGGGCAAGCGCGGGGTGTACCAAGGCACCTACGTAGTACAGCCCGGCGACACCCTTCTCAATCGACGCATCAGCTTTCAACTGCTCACTCCGGACAGCCTAGTGGCCACG of Hymenobacter sublimis contains these proteins:
- the metF gene encoding methylenetetrahydrofolate reductase [NAD(P)H]; the protein is MKVTEHLTRADGKTLFSFEVLPPKKGENIQNLFSNIEPLMEFKPPFIDVTYHREEYVYRQHPNGFLEKKTVRKRPGTVGICAAIKNRFDVDTVPHLICGGFSKEETENALIDLHFLGIDNVLALRGDPIKSEGHFKPDPDGHAYAADLIGQVANLNKGEYLDEEQDDTWATNFCIGTAGYPEKHFESPNYGADLRYLKHKVDRGAEYIVTQMFFDNEQFFNFEKRCREAGITVPIIPGLKPLTTKSQLTMLPRAFYLNIPEELADAVHHSADNAAAREIGIEWCINQSKELMAHGVPCLHYYSMGKSESIRRVAAALF
- a CDS encoding tetratricopeptide repeat protein — encoded protein: MERRTHHLTISLPHRLDTLNDLFARLREATAPAEIEALQDGIWHIWLTAGHPVLDKHLEAGMRALSAGDYTLAIQEFTSLTEASPDYAEGWNKRATAYYMRGEYNASLRDVRETLRREPRHFGALSGWATMLRMLGDDRGALRVLGRLEKICPAWPGLQSQLRDLRDRLEE
- a CDS encoding energy transducer TonB, which produces MKQLILPLLVFSSVAASAQKMRKSELESGLLEKGQKVGVWEYYAYTRDGSQVVTQKYDHTAKKLVFNRPFDDVPYSVQNAAGEWTRQRVTHPVFFIGGDAALATYMTKLNYPVAAQTKNVQGRVLVSFVVDTLGQASNHQVLLGIGSGCDEEALRVARSIPAQWIPARIGSHAVVSKYEMPFTFRLRPQ